GAGCAAACGCCAATAGTTGAAAGTACTGTTGAGAGTTTTCATATGGTATTTGATACAAATGTGGTTGGCGTGCTTTTCTGTCTTAAATATGAATTGCAAGCGATGATCCCACAAGGTTCAGGCTCTATTATTAATATTTCTTCTGTTGCCGGTAAAAAAGGCTTTCCAGGGGCCTCTATTTACTGTGCCAGCAAACATGCTGTTGATGGCTTAACTAAAGTGGCTGCGCTTGAAGCTGCTGGTGCTAACGTGCGGGTGAATGCCGTTGCTCCTGGTCCAGTTGCTACCGCAATGTTTGAGCGTTTTGCAGCGACAGATGAAGTAAAAGATGTATTGATTAATCAGGTTCCCTTAAAGCGTCTTGGACGACCTGATGAAATCGCCAAGACTATTGTCTTTTTAGTCTCGGATCAAGCCCCCTATATTACAGGCCAATTCATCGGGGTTGATGGTGGATTAATGGCTTAAAAATATATTGAACCGGCTTTATTTTGAGGTTGGTATTATGGTGATGCAATAACAATAATGCCAATCTTTCACAACCTATGGCTTAGCTGAGATAGACTTTCGGTGGTTGGGTGGGTATTTTTTTTCCACTTTGTTTTTTAACTTTCCCGCAGGAGCCTACCGTATGGTTAAGCCAAAAAATGATGCTACATTTTGTCAATTAAATAAAGAAGAGGTTCATGCTGAGTTATCCCATGATGTCCAAAGTTTGTCGTTTCGAGCTTCTTAATGAGAATGATGCATTTTATCCTTCAAAAAAATTAGTAAATAGGGTAAAAGGTGCCTCTGATTTTATAAGAAGTAAGGAACCGAATAATAATGAAAAAAAAATGGTCAAAATTAACCTTAACTACTCTAGCAGTTTTAACATTAACCACTTATGCTGCAAATGCCTCTTTAGCTGAGCGCTTCACATTGAATGCATCAATTGGTTATTTAGCTGGAAAATCACAAGAGTTCGTGTATAGCGACGATGGCGCTGAAAAACTAAGTCAATTAAATTGGAAAATTAATGGTGCTGCCGTAATCAAGGGGGAAGGGAATTACAAATTGTTGCCCTGGCTTGATTTTAATGCGCAAGGATGGATAACTTTAGCCCGTGGTGATGCAGTAATGGATGATTATGATTGGTTAAACCCATTCGAAAAACATTGGAGTGACTGGTCGCACAGTAAAGACACTGATTTACGCCAAGCGAATGAATTTGACTTCAACCTCAGAGCGCATTTTTTTAAACTCTCATCAG
Above is a genomic segment from Legionella lytica containing:
- a CDS encoding SDR family NAD(P)-dependent oxidoreductase; translated protein: MNKQVVLITGALAGIGRATAFAFAREGAKLIISGRRQEEGDSLAKELSALGAEAEFVRADVRNEGDVKALVEQAIKRFGRLDVAVNNAGIEGEQTPIVESTVESFHMVFDTNVVGVLFCLKYELQAMIPQGSGSIINISSVAGKKGFPGASIYCASKHAVDGLTKVAALEAAGANVRVNAVAPGPVATAMFERFAATDEVKDVLINQVPLKRLGRPDEIAKTIVFLVSDQAPYITGQFIGVDGGLMA